The Alteribacter populi genomic sequence GAGCTCGATGACTTTATGTTTGGTGAAGCCAAGCGAATAGTGAAAGCATCAGCTGCACTTTATGATGTTACAGAATCAATATCAGTAGCAGGTCGCGGGATTTCCGCTGATTGCGATCCAGAGTTTAAAGAGCTGGTGAAGCAGGCAGTCAAGTATTCTGATCAATTATCCGAGCCTATTGATGTCCTTCCATTGGGAGCTTCAGAAGATGTGACACATATGATGAAAGCGGTGCAGAATAATGGTGGAAAAGCAACTTATCTGATTTTTGGCACCCCATTAGCAGCAGGGCACCACCATCCTTCTTTTGATTATGATGAAAAGGTATTAAAAACTGCAGTCATTTCTTTATCGTTGATGTTGCTAGAAATCTTATACCCAAAGGAGGGACCGAAAGATGAAATCATGGCTTAGTCATACATTAAATCGTTTGAATTTAGTTGAATCGATGGATCAACCAGAAGGTTTTACCAGATTAAGTTATACTAAAGAAGAATGGGAATCGATGGGTGTTTTTAAAACAGTTGCTGAAGAACTTGGTCTTCGCGTAAGACAAGATCAGGCAGGAAACGTGATAGCCCGTTTTGAACCTGAAGATTTTAGTTACGATAAAGCAGCAGTTGTTGTTGGCTCTCACTTGGACACGGTGGCAAATGGAGGCGGTTATGATGGCGTGGCTGGAGTGCTTTGTGGACTAGCCTCTGTAAAACAATTAATAAACGAAGGCTTTCAACCGAAGAGGCCGATCGAAGTCATTTGTTTTGCCTCAGAAGAATCAGCACGTTTTGGTGTGTCCACGATTGGTAGTAAAGCAATGACAGGTTTATTAGATCCAGCTGCTGTAGAGCATATTTCTGATGTAAATGGCGTTACAATCAAAGAAGCGGTTGAATCCAGAGGGCTGAGATGGTCTGAAGTGACGAAAGCAGAACGTTCAAGAGAAGAGATTCACTCATTTTTAGAGCTTCATATTGAGCAAGGTACGCGAGTGGAAAATGCCAAAGCAGACTATGGGGCAGTTACGGCAATTGCCTGTCCGATCCGGTTGATTCTCCACATTGAGGGAAATGCAGGTCACACGGGGACAACGCCAATGGACCGTAGACAAGATGCACTCGTAGCAGCGGCTCGGATTATTCACTATATTTCTGAACGTGCTGAAAGACTCTCACAAAAAGGGGATTATCCTGTTGTTGCAACAGCGAGTACTATTGAGCTTAAACCGAATGTTATGAATGTTATTCCAGGAGTGGTTGAATTAGGCGTTGATATTCGTAGTGTAGATGATGCCTTAAAAGAAAAACTCGAGGATGATATTTACACAGAGTGCAGCCAGGTTGAAGCGCGGTATAAGGTTTCTATTCAATCTGAAAAACTAGTACACAATCCATCGATCACGCTAGACCCAACTGTCCATGAAGTATTAACAGAGGTTGGTAAAAAAGAAGGTTATACGCCATTTACGCTTGAAAGTGGTGCCGGTCATGATGTGATGAATACGGCTGTAAAATGGCCTTCTGGATTGCTATTCATCCCTTGTAAAGACGGGTTGAGTCACCATCCTAAGGAGGCAGCAAGTCTCGAAGACCTTGAAAAAGGGGTTCATGTCATGACGGCATATTTACGTAAAGAAACAGGTGATTAAAGATGAAAATTCGATTAGGAGCTGTAGGGCCAGAAGATTCGATACGAAAAATAGAAAAAGTGGCCAGTAGGTTTCCGGATTTACGAGTAATATCATTCCCTTATGAAAAAACGGAAGAAACAATGCAAATTATTGAAGATAACCAAGGTAAAGTTGATCACTGGTTTTTTTCTGGACAAGCTCCTTATTATTTTGCAGAGTCTCAAGGTCTTGTTAAAAATTCTGAGGCAAGCTACCCACCATTATATGGATCAAGCCTTCTTGGAAAGTTATTGGAAGCTCAATATGAGCAAGGAAAATTATTAACGAGCATTAGTCTTGATACGATTAGTAATGATGAGGTGGACTCCTTTCAGCAAATGCTTTCAACTGAAGTGTTGTCAATTCACAACTATCCTTATGAAGGGTACTTGCCCGCGAATGAAATGGTTAATTTTCATGAAAAGCTTTATAAAGAAGGGGAGATTTCAGTTGCTTTTACCGGAATTCGAGCTGTTTATTCAGAATTGAAAAAGCGTGGGGTCCCTTGTTATCGAGTGACTCCAACAGATCTTGCAATTCAACTGGCGATGAAATACCTTCGTGAGCACATTCACTCTTATTTGTACCGAAAATCTCAAATTGCTATTGTCGGTATTCAAAGAATTACCTGTCCGGATCAGACTCAAGAGGATTACTACTCTTTTAAAATGAAGCATCGTGAATTGGATATAAAACGGCTTATTCTTCAGTATGCAGAAAAAGTCCATGGATCAAATATTCAAATGGGAGATGAGTTGTTTTTCATTTACACCACTCGTGGTGAACTGGAGCTTCAAACGTACGAGCCTCTCTTTACTCTTATCAATCAGTCTGAATTGCAAACGGGGTTAAGGCTTCGAACTGTAATCGGGTACGGGCGTACAGCCATTGAAGCAGAACAAAATGTTCGAATTGCTTTTCAGGAGGCTAAAAACACAAAAGAAAGAGTGATTATGAGTGTAGACGAAGATAAAGAAGTTCATCAGATTTCGGAGTCAGAAGGCGAAGTAACCTTTAACCAACGGCAATGGGGAGAAAAGTGGCTTGAAAAATTTAAAGCTGCTCAGATAAGTCCGGGTATCGTTTCAAAGATCCAGTCGATTTCAGAATACTATAGCCAGACTATCGTTAGTGCCAAGGACATTTCCACCTGGTTAAATAGTACAGATCGGAATGCCCGGCGGATTCTCACCGCATTGGAGGAAATGGGACTTGCCAAAGTCACAGGTGAAGAACAACCAGGACAACGTGGCCGTCCAAGAAAAGTGTATAAACTTACATTTTAAAAAGCACCATTACCGGTGCTTTTATTATTGTCAAAGAATCTAACCCACGTCAGCCCTGAAGTCGGGAATAAGGCATGCAAAGACGGGAGAAAAGCTTGAATTCGAGATTACGACTAAAATCGATGATTTGCTTTGCTAACATAATGTTAGGGTTTACTGTTGGTTGAATGGAAGAGGAGGGAATTTAGGTTAGGCTGTAGGAATGATCCCCACAATCTTACAGGTTTTATGTAATAAATTTCAATTCTCCCATTACTTTTGTACGGAGAGATATTTATGAAATATAAGAAAAAAGTAAATATTAAAATAATTTGTTCTTTACAATGTTTGTGAAGTATAGTAGTTTTATAATTGAGCTTTTACGAAATCTTTCGAAAAATGTAATAAGAAAGAATTTGTAGAAGAGACAGGCTTTTTACAAATGCTAACTGCCATTTTATTTTGTTTAATAAGATTATGAAACAATGCATTCATCAATAAATA encodes the following:
- a CDS encoding M20 family metallo-hydrolase translates to MKSWLSHTLNRLNLVESMDQPEGFTRLSYTKEEWESMGVFKTVAEELGLRVRQDQAGNVIARFEPEDFSYDKAAVVVGSHLDTVANGGGYDGVAGVLCGLASVKQLINEGFQPKRPIEVICFASEESARFGVSTIGSKAMTGLLDPAAVEHISDVNGVTIKEAVESRGLRWSEVTKAERSREEIHSFLELHIEQGTRVENAKADYGAVTAIACPIRLILHIEGNAGHTGTTPMDRRQDALVAAARIIHYISERAERLSQKGDYPVVATASTIELKPNVMNVIPGVVELGVDIRSVDDALKEKLEDDIYTECSQVEARYKVSIQSEKLVHNPSITLDPTVHEVLTEVGKKEGYTPFTLESGAGHDVMNTAVKWPSGLLFIPCKDGLSHHPKEAASLEDLEKGVHVMTAYLRKETGD